The Pseudoliparis swirei isolate HS2019 ecotype Mariana Trench chromosome 16, NWPU_hadal_v1, whole genome shotgun sequence genome includes a window with the following:
- the LOC130206681 gene encoding E3 ubiquitin/ISG15 ligase TRIM25-like has translation MAAASNLLSEDQFLCSVCLDVFTDPVSTPCGHNFCKTCINDYWNSNDYNSCPLCKKVFFSRPELLVNTFICEMVSQFRQSAQQKASSSSSEQQESKPGEVPCDICTGTKLKALKSCLVCLESYCETHLERHLTRPRLKKHQLMDPVENLEGRMCTKHDKPLELFCKTDQTCVCMLCSILDHKNHHVVPLGEECEGKKVELEKTEAEIQQMIQKRRLKIQEVQHNVELSEEDAGREKAKGVQVFTDLKESVERKLKELITTIEEKQRTTRKQAEDSIREMEQEISELMKRRTEVEKLSLTEDHLHLLQSVQSLNIHHPPPTKDWSQMFSPAVTRRIISHVALSSPLSSTSCPAAAGS, from the exons ATGGCTGCTGCCAGCAatctgctgtctgaagatcagttcctgtgctccgtctgtctggatgtgttcaccgATCCAGTCAGCACACcgtgtggacacaacttctgcaaaaccTGCATCAATGATTACTGGAATAGCAACGACTATAACTCGTGTCCGTTATGTAAGAAGGTTTTCTTctcaagacctgagctgctcgtCAACACCTTCATCTgtgagatggtttctcagttcagacagtcggctcagcagaaagccagcagcagcagctcagagcaacaagagtccaaACCAGGAGAGGTTCCCTGTGAcatctgcactggaaccaaactgaaggccctgaagtcctgcctggtgtgtctggagtcctactgtgagactcacctggagcgGCACCTGACAAGACCACGCCTGAAGaaacatcagctgatggaccctgtggagaacctggaaggcAGGATGTGTACGAAGCACGacaaacctctggagctgttctgtaagaccgaccagacgtgtgtctgcatgctctgcagcATTCTAGACCACAAGAACCACCATGTTGTTCCTCTGGGAGAAGagtgtgaaggaaagaaggtcgAGCTGGAGAAGACGGAGGCTGAAATTCAgcagatgatccagaagagacgactgaagattcaggaggtccaacacaacgtggagctcagtgaggaagatgcgGGCAGAGAGAAAGCAaaaggtgttcaggtcttcaccgatctgaaggagtctgtggagaggaaactgaaggagctcatcactacgatagaagagaagcagagaacaaCAAGGAAGCAGGCTGAAGActccatcagagagatggaacaggagatctctgagCTGATGAAGAGAcgcactgaggtggagaagctctccctcactgaagaccacctccacctcctccagagtgtccagtccctcaacatccaccatccaccacccaccaaggactggtctcag ATGTTCTCCCCCGCAGTGACCAGAAGGATCATTTCACACGTCGCCCTCAGCTCGCCGCTGTCGTCGACCTcatgtccagcagcagcaggaagttGA